TATAGATCCATTAGGTTTTTGTTTTTGGAATCGTTTAAAATCTATTGTGTATGCAAACGAATAATGCACATGATCTGCGGAAACagatacaaaatacaaatttggAACTATTCGAAGAATAGTATTTTCGAGCGAGTACGGTGCTCAGTGTTACGGCGCGCAGTACTTAGATGATGTTGAGGCACAAAGCGGACATTTTGAACGTCTCCTCTAATCGTGCATAACTCGAAAATTAAGGTATGTAGGAACATATACTTATAAGATTtgtacttattttatttttgtatagatACGCCTTCTGAAATATGACGTGTATTTATAATTCACCGTATGTATTGatcaaaaaatattaattcattatatcaaattcatttcttctttttcagtaTTTAATACTATCCGTTTATACCACGCTAGAAACAGACACATTGATTACATTTCCTATCCCGAATGATACACAAACTAACTAGTAacattttgtttgtccattttGAAATAACAATCATATTCGTTAATTtgcaaaagaaacaaaattctGATTTATTTCGAGTATAAGTTTGTAGTTCACATATACAAATGCTTGTgaaaatcgataaatatttaaaagaggaattaataaaaaggttataatttttaaaatattatctaaagaaatgaattttttaaaaatttgtttacacACCTACGTTTTTCGTTCATAAACATAGAATTCTAACTGATACAATTACTCTATCTCTAGGAGTTCCaagttttattttcaccaaaaaATGTGATTGTTTTAACAAAAATACAATACGTGAAATTTCCATAGTTCCGCGCAATATTTTATGCAATATGTAATATTAGAGTGATAGAAAGGACAACTGAACAATTATAAGGTAAATATATGTCTTTATGTACACAATTCTTgaaaaatgtatgtatatttacagTAAGAGGATGGAGTAAAATATCTATAGTTCAACTTAATATAGTACCATATTTAACCTATATAACAAAATGTTCTGTTTAAAAATTACATGTTAATAAACATGTATTTGCTCTGTGGATAACTTCTGTTCAAAActtctttctttcatactttcgATTAAAATTTGTAGAGTCACGATTTCTGTGGTAGCACACGCTTGTCTTATGCCACCCTTAAGATCTAGCATTTAGCATACTGCGTTATATTTGCGTATATTTTGGGAGCTAATATTCCCCGAAGGATTTCAGTTAGAAAATATTAGGGAATCAGGATGATGCATGGGCCACTGCttatttttcgtttgaaaatgTTCTTTATTCAATCTCCAATTATGAATGGTTACATTGTCTTGCTGGAACAGTTTTCATAATCTATGTTTTCCACAAACGGAATTAAAACGTGTTCTACAAGTTCTATGTCTCTTGGAATTCATTTTTGTTAATATCCAACGCATTAGAGTTTTTGCAGTGTAGATAAATGCAGCCTATACCATAATAGTTAAATCATGACAGTAAAATTTAAAGACGTTTGGGCCGTCATGGTTAAATTTTTTTTCGTCCGAAAGAATTACATTTTTCTACTTTTCATCCCAAGTCATATGATATTTCGCAAATGCGAGACTTGTTTGTTTACGATGTTACGTTAGGGGTATTTCCGAAATTTTGTTCTATATGAATCATTTAATGTTTCGCAAAACTTATTGGAAACGCCTTTCATTAACCGGCAGATTTTAATCTGCTCATATTTGACTCGCTGTTAGATTCTCCTTTTTCTCAGTTCGCAACATTAATGAAATGTGACTTCACGTAAGCTTTCTATTTTCACTCTTTGGATACTTTTCTTCATAGGATCacctaataatttaataaaattatttatgaaatgatGTAATCTCTTTATTCTAAGGGCAATTTTTTTAGGAGGGTCCTGCATCCTTGTACGCCATAATTTTAGCCTTTTCCTCTTGATTTAGCAAAATATCTCTTGGGATATTTAAAATAAACTAAATTAACCTAAAAATGTACTCtacttaattaaaatataacaaaactGATACTTTTCCATATGCGCTCTCGCTACTTATACAGTTAAAGATgataagaaagaaaattgtAACTATGGGAATTTCGATCACATTTACAATATAATCAAATGTTACTGTTGAGAATTATGGATCTTtgaggccgaaataatgttataggaacactaaatttatactgaggattaatattaaaataatgaaatatttatttcatggacgattccttatatattcatcgatacacacttgcacgcgtctcagcattttcttctatacccgactgtaaaCCGACTTTTCGACAACTCTTAACCGACTCTCCGACGACTCTTAACCGACTCTTCGACGGACCTTAACCGACTCTTCGACGGACCTTAACCGACTGAAGAgtttacattcatttgttttcgagacgcttcggacacacatacttccacacactgatattcacatacaagtatctctactacgcatttaacctagtccagcacagaaaattatacatatctcaacagttACATTACTAATTAGAACAAGACGTAACAATCAAGAAACAATGATAAAGAATACAAATATGAAATGATGACTTTAACCATCACAGTCGGGAGCTGTTCAGAACTGAATCAATAACCACAGAAGAAATAAAACTTTTAGTGGAACTATGGAGATTTCGTGTACTGTGCGTGCCCAATGTTTTTGGTAGCATTGTTATTTATAGTTTACAagaatttatgaaatttcataaaaatcggCGTGTCACGCTTAGGTAATGCTTTTCGTTAGATGTCTAAGGAACTGTCATATTAGACTGCCGTATTGTATCCTTTAAGCGACCTTTGGACGAAATACTCgccctttttcatttttctgttttcccgttcttttctttcattcaaCACTACATAAGATTTccaataattgaaaatttttttGGTACCGCGTTAATTCATCTACAGACGACATCTAGCAAAGGCTCAAATGTTCTATTAGAAATGAAAGCGATCGATAAGCATAATTTGGTCAAATGCACGATAAAATGCACAATGCCTAGCAATAGAGTGTCCTCTTTACACATTTGCATTCTCAAATCTAACATGAACCAAATACAAACATAATCAAAATCAAAACTAACCAAAACGTGGCTCAAGTATATTCCTAACATCTGAAAGTacattacaaatattatatagtatataatataatacattatatatattattatatatattatattatatataatatattataatataatataatatatggtCTGTATAGCTGTGAAACAAATACCAAGCGACGGTTAATATATATAAGTGCAATTTCTCAGAAATCAACCTTGAGAAAAAATCACCGAAATAATAAAGAAGGAtcgttttgtaaataattaatcctAATTCATTTGCGACTTATAcatgattttaaatattattaggCTTGGGCACATTTCATTTGGGACAATGATGAAAAGTCACAATTCGAAGTATTGGAATAATTACTTTAattcacatttttattttacaaataatataGGTTATTTTGTGTTTAggatcaaataaattattttcaagtaattttccattttagataatactttcaaataaaataataaataatttgaattttattattaatttgagTTTTAGTTGCTGCATTTTGCATACGTTTCAAGTATAATCTAACCAAATTATTTCACACATAACAGCATTTGTTCtcagaattatttttatttcaattgtcTTCGACCAATACTACCTGAATATGAGTACCTAGTGGAATCAGTGTTTCTGATGCAATTGTTGACATAATAAAATCGAAATATTTGAGACATTGTTTCAAGAaacatttattcaaatataaaattctatctaatagttaaataatgaaataattcaaAGAAAAATCATTTACCTATTCAAACAAACTAACTCGTAATTATTTTAAGACAAAATTTAACCAAACAAGGCAGTATCTTCTCTaaataatcatttttcaaatattttatttaaataatatctaagcttaaatattattatgaattaaaattatattcattAACAAATAATgttcattaattttaataaacgtCGATTTTATGTACAtacttatgtatgtatatgaaatatatttgtatatatttttatagtttaTTCTCATATactattttacataaaaatacttCATTATTAACAAGTTTTCAGATGTGAAATTATATCTACCAGATATTTGAACACATACATGTTACGTGttaaatttctttgaaattttaatagcGCTGTAATGAAATTTGACTAgcgtgattatattggtaagaTTTAAAATCAAATTGCATAGACGTATATACAAAAAGTTACAAGATAATCGATAAGAAATTATTATGCAGCGTCAATACTCGTCTTAAACagataatacaatatataataaaaagtaGTCCGTCTGAATACAAAAGTTTTGTAACTTTTGCGAAGTGTACTATATAtgtgcaataaatatcttgtaatttttaaatacattttcagCTTTGTTTTAAAATATACCAATATTAATCATGATAGTCGTATCTTACATATTATCAtatctttaatgaaatttctgaGACCACTCAGCTCTGTGCTACATTTCTCTGTGCTACATTTCTCTGTGCTACATTTCTCTGTGCTACATTTCTCTGTGCTACATAGATCACAAAATTTATACACAGTTGTACACAGAGTATATAAAGAGTAGATATAAAAAGTATCGCAGCGTGATTCTACACCTTCGAATCTTTAGAGatctgtaaaaaaaaatttcttggAAAATTGAGCATTTGAGCATTTTCAAAGGCAAAACTCCTTTTTATTGCTACATATTCCACTCACCACGATGAAAGAACCAAAGTCTCAAAGGAACCATTACTACGTGCAGAAAACATTCCGTGACAATGCGGTTTTTAGCGACTATGTTATTATTGCTACTTAGTTTTGCCTGCATCTGAGAAACTTTAACATTTCTATCTGAGAGAAGGTTTCATTTGCGATATGTGGTTCCTGTAAGTTTTGTTCCTCGTGATGTGTAGAATACGTTCCAAAAAAAAGCCTTAGCCTTGAAAATCATACTCAATGTCAATCTTTTCAGATATCTCCACAGTCCCCGAGTTGTACAATTTCGCTATTGTGGCTTTTACGCTTACTTTCTATACATCTCTATACTACTATGTGCTCTTTTCCCTTTAATATTGCCATCTTACTACATTTTTCCCTACATTCGCTGCGTAAAGTTATTTTCGTCAAACTTTAGCTTTTGAGATACGCGCAATTTCTgacttatttttttatcatgTAATATCTTATGTAATAGCTTTCAAGATAAAGTCCAACAATTCCAGTTTTAAGGTATAAACTTCACGCATAGCTTTCAAAATAATTATCTTCGCACTTTAAAATTATCGTTTTTCATATTATAAAAAAGGTTATAAATTCAAAACGAAACAAAATTGAATAATCATTCTCTATACCTATATTAATATatgttaaaaatgaaatatctatTTATACACATAGGCACAACAGCTTTAATTATAGAATTCCAAGGTGAAACTGTAGAAAGGCTAACGATCCCCCGATTTGGATGACTTTTTGATATATTGCGAAACtcaatatattacaatattttcctATACTGGACGAACTTAATTTCTGACATATTCGCCAAAAACTGCCGGTATCACTACAGTAAATTCTGCCTATGTTTGTACATTTGTGGCAGTGAATGCGTTAGTATTGGTTATCGTCCGCTGGCCGCTTATCTTTTGCTTATAAATGAAGATGGTTGGCTTGAAGGCCCCGTGCACTACGAGCACATGCGAGTTTGTAGAAAGCATCTGTTAGAACTTACAATATCaattacaatacaatacaataaatacaataatatcaattattcaTTCGTGTAGtgtttttacaattaatttgttattattttatgtaaacGTTGCCGACATTCCCGTGTAAGCCCTTACGAACCGCAAAATCAGTAACGTGGGGATGGTCACTTGCGAAAGGAAGATTACCAGATAACCAACCCGCGTGTCTTGCCCCCTATCATTTCTCAGACAAATTATAAGAGCTTTCTCTCGGGCAATTTGACACAGTTCATTGACCCAGTTCATTGAATCAGTTTATTGAATGAGTTCATTGAGTCAGTTCATTGAGATAGTTCACTGACCCAATTCATTGACTCAGTTTATCAAGTCAGTTCATTCATGCAGTCCATTGAGACTTACTTTCAAGCTTATTTCGCTTTCAAACTCAGAACCATTTTACATCAAACACATTCAGCTTATATACAGTCCATTCAAATAAATCTTACATCGGTCTAGCGTCTCGACCAATAAGTTCTAACAGACATTTCTTACAGCCTCACATATGCACGTTATACTTTTAAGCACGATGCCTTTAAGCCTGACCAACGAGAGTTTACAAGCAGAAGATAAGCGGCCGGCAACGGGTAACCAATACTAACGCACACGCTGCCATAGATGCACAAGTATAGACAGAATTCACTATAGTGGCACCAGCAGTTTATCGCGAATGTCTTTGAAACTAAACGAGTCACACATTACATATATAAGAAAATCTTATTCAGAATGTCGATTTTTACAATATATCCAAAAATCATCGAGATCGGAGGGTAATTAGATTTTCCGCAGTTCCACTAAATTTTAACTCCTGTTTCTTTGTTTTTGTTCTGTCTTCGTCATTATATCATAATCCAGAAATAACTTCTTAGATTTTTCCTTATAGGAACTGTATGTGGCAAGATTTCTGGCTGGAATAACACTAGGATTATTTATCTGTGTCGCTCCAATATACATAGGTGAAATATCATCACCAGATACGCGAGGCGCTGGAGGTTCTCTGACGACTATCATCTATAACATCGGTATTCTTGTAACCTTCATAGTTGCACCGCATCTTTCATTATCTGCAATGGCAGGAGCTTTCCTGATCATTAACATTGGGTTTGTAATTATATTCTGGTTTATGCCAGAATCGCCGTACTTTTTCGTAATGAGGAATAGAATAGATGAAGCGGAAGAAGTTTTGGAAAAACTGCGGGGCAAATGTGACATTTCCGAAGAGCTTCAAACGATCATCGATTCCCTTTCGAAAAAGACCAAGCAATCATCGAAAAGTGGaaatttgaaagatatttttacgTCGAAAGCAAATTTTCGTGCATTTCTTAGTATAATGTTGTTTGCAGTGACGCAACATTTTGGAGGTTTCTTTACGATTCTGACATATGGTCAATTGATTTTTAAATCAATAAACAATATAATGTCAGATTATGTCGTAAATGTTGTAATTGGTGCAGTACAACTTATTTCTGCTCTTGTAACAACCCTGCTAGTCGACAAATTTGGTCGCAAGCCGCTAATACTTGCGTCAGGTGTCAGCGCTGCAATTTGCAATTTCGTGATcggtttttatttctttttaaaagaatatatgCACGCAGATGTGCTATCGGTTTCATGGATCCCATTTATATCGTCTCTTATATTAATTTTCACTTTCAATTGCGGCTTATTATGTTTACAGATTATTCTAATGTCAGAAATCTTTGCAACTGAGATTAAAGCAATTAGCACATGTCTCGTCGGTGTAGTCGGC
Above is a genomic segment from Bombus vancouverensis nearcticus chromosome 13, iyBomVanc1_principal, whole genome shotgun sequence containing:
- the LOC117162244 gene encoding facilitated trehalose transporter Tret1-like isoform X2; translated protein: MSEDSPIPVTASSVSTLVAVVAVGHMLAPPINIFIVDKFGRKNTLLFSALPLLVSWSLITIATSIWELYVARFLAGITLGLFICVAPIYIGEISSPDTRGAGGSLTTIIYNIGILVTFIVAPHLSLSAMAGAFLIINIGFVIIFWFMPESPYFFVMRNRIDEAEEVLEKLRGKCDISEELQTIIDSLSKKTKQSSKSGNLKDIFTSKANFRAFLSIMLFAVTQHFGGFFTILTYGQLIFKSINNIMSDYVVNVVIGAVQLISALVTTLLVDKFGRKPLILASGVSAAICNFVIGFYFFLKEYMHADVLSVSWIPFISSLILIFTFNCGLLCLQIILMSEIFATEIKAISTCLVGVVGGLLATLGSKLYIWIAITLNYGHSLPFFVYFVVVAVCTAIILHVTPETKVRTSTIISMLIMFHVNKISDSRKMYSRKKINT
- the LOC117162244 gene encoding facilitated trehalose transporter Tret1-like isoform X1, with product MSIDADGRKYTSPDGSKTWEYLAILTCSIMSGCIGFVVGWNSPSIVILMSEDSPIPVTASSVSTLVAVVAVGHMLAPPINIFIVDKFGRKNTLLFSALPLLVSWSLITIATSIWELYVARFLAGITLGLFICVAPIYIGEISSPDTRGAGGSLTTIIYNIGILVTFIVAPHLSLSAMAGAFLIINIGFVIIFWFMPESPYFFVMRNRIDEAEEVLEKLRGKCDISEELQTIIDSLSKKTKQSSKSGNLKDIFTSKANFRAFLSIMLFAVTQHFGGFFTILTYGQLIFKSINNIMSDYVVNVVIGAVQLISALVTTLLVDKFGRKPLILASGVSAAICNFVIGFYFFLKEYMHADVLSVSWIPFISSLILIFTFNCGLLCLQIILMSEIFATEIKAISTCLVGVVGGLLATLGSKLYIWIAITLNYGHSLPFFVYFVVVAVCTAIILHVTPETKVRTSTIISMLIMFHVNKISDSRKMYSRKKINT